Proteins encoded in a region of the Osmerus mordax isolate fOsmMor3 chromosome 17, fOsmMor3.pri, whole genome shotgun sequence genome:
- the LOC136960254 gene encoding inhibitor of growth protein 3 isoform X1, whose protein sequence is MLYLEDYLEMIEQLPMDLRDRFTEMREMDLQVQNAMDQLEQRVNEFFVNAKKNKPEWREEQMEVIKKDYYKALEDADEKVQLANQIYDLVDRHLRKLDQELAKFKMELEADNAGITEILERRSLEMDSPSQPVNNHHVHSHTTVEKRKYTTPTHHTTEHVPEKKFKSEALLSTLTSDASKENTPGCRTNSTSSATNNVYSVNSGQPLVSYNLSSLSSGAGAGAGAITMAAAQAVQATAQMKEGRRTSSLKASYEAIKNSDFQLNREFSLSRDTAGYSSSALANTLTQTLAPATASSDSRGGGRKTKGSTKSSNHQSSSSSSSSSLSSCSSSSALAQELSQQASALPEADTNSQVDWNYDPNEPRYCICNQVSYGEMVGCDNQDCPIEWFHYGCVGLTEAPKGKWYCPQCTVAMKRRGSRHK, encoded by the exons ATGCTGTACCTAGAGGATTATCTCGAAA TGATCGAGCAGCTACCCATGGATCTCCGCGACAGGTTTACGGAAATGAGGGAGATGGACCTGCAAGTTCAAA ATGCAATGGACCAGTTGGAGCAGAGGGTTAACGAGTTTTTCGTCAACGCTAAGAAAAACAAGCCCgagtggagggaggaacagatggAGGTGATCAAAAAG gactaTTATAAAGCCTTGGAAGACGCAGACGAAAAAGTACAGCTGGCCAATCAGATTTACGATCTG GTGGACCGTCACCTGAGGAAGCTGGACCAGGAGCTGGCCAAGTTCAAGATGGAGCTGGAGGCCGACAACGCCGGCATCACCGAGATCCTGGAGAGAC gtTCCCTAGAGATGGACAGTCCCTCTCAGCCGGTCAACAACCACCACgtccactcacacaccacagtggaaa agaggaaaTACACCACGccaacacaccacaccacagaacacGTCCCTGAGAAGAAGTTCAAATCTGAAGCCCTGCTCTCCACGCTCACATCAGACGCCTCCAAGGAGAACACGCCAG gctgcCGCACCAACAGCACGTCCTCAGCCACTAACAACGTGTACAGTGTGAACTCAGGGCAGCCCCTGGTCTCCTACAACCTCAGCTCTCTGTCCagcggggccggggccggggcaggGGCCATCACCATGGCAGCAGCACAGGCCGTGCAGGCCACCGCACag atgaaggagggcaggaggacgtCCAGTCTGAAGGCCAGCTACGAGGCCATCAAGAACAGCGACTTCCAGCTGAACCGGGAGTTCTCCCTGTCCCGGGACACGGCTGGCtactcctcctccgccctggcCAACACCCTCACCCAGACCCTCGCCCCCGCCACCGCCTCCTCCGACTCCCGCGGGGGGGGGCGCAAGACCAA AGGCAGCACCAAGTCTTCCAACCACcagtcgtcctcctcgtcctcgtcctcctcgctgtcctcctgctcctcgtcCTCGGCCCTGGCCCAGGAGCTGTCCCAGCAGGCCTCTGCGCTGCCCGAGGCCGACACCAACAGCCAGGTGGACTGGAACTACGACCCCAACGAGCCCCGCTACTGCATCTGCAACCAG GTGTCTTATGGAGAGATGGTGGGCTGTGATAACCAGGAT TGCCCCATCGAGTGGTTCCACTACGGCTGCGTGGGGCTGACAGAAGCCCCCAAGGGGAAGTGGTACTGCCCCCAGTGCACCGTTGccatgaagaggagagggagccgCCACAAATGA
- the LOC136960254 gene encoding inhibitor of growth protein 3 isoform X2, with amino-acid sequence MLYLEDYLEMIEQLPMDLRDRFTEMREMDLQVQNAMDQLEQRVNEFFVNAKKNKPEWREEQMEVIKKDYYKALEDADEKVQLANQIYDLVDRHLRKLDQELAKFKMELEADNAGITEILERRSLEMDSPSQPVNNHHVHSHTTVEKRKYTTPTHHTTEHVPEKKFKSEALLSTLTSDASKENTPGCRTNSTSSATNNVYSVNSGQPLVSYNLSSLSSGAGAGAGAITMAAAQAVQATAQMKEGRRTSSLKASYEAIKNSDFQLNREFSLSRDTAGYSSSALANTLTQTLAPATASSDSRGGGRKTKAPVL; translated from the exons ATGCTGTACCTAGAGGATTATCTCGAAA TGATCGAGCAGCTACCCATGGATCTCCGCGACAGGTTTACGGAAATGAGGGAGATGGACCTGCAAGTTCAAA ATGCAATGGACCAGTTGGAGCAGAGGGTTAACGAGTTTTTCGTCAACGCTAAGAAAAACAAGCCCgagtggagggaggaacagatggAGGTGATCAAAAAG gactaTTATAAAGCCTTGGAAGACGCAGACGAAAAAGTACAGCTGGCCAATCAGATTTACGATCTG GTGGACCGTCACCTGAGGAAGCTGGACCAGGAGCTGGCCAAGTTCAAGATGGAGCTGGAGGCCGACAACGCCGGCATCACCGAGATCCTGGAGAGAC gtTCCCTAGAGATGGACAGTCCCTCTCAGCCGGTCAACAACCACCACgtccactcacacaccacagtggaaa agaggaaaTACACCACGccaacacaccacaccacagaacacGTCCCTGAGAAGAAGTTCAAATCTGAAGCCCTGCTCTCCACGCTCACATCAGACGCCTCCAAGGAGAACACGCCAG gctgcCGCACCAACAGCACGTCCTCAGCCACTAACAACGTGTACAGTGTGAACTCAGGGCAGCCCCTGGTCTCCTACAACCTCAGCTCTCTGTCCagcggggccggggccggggcaggGGCCATCACCATGGCAGCAGCACAGGCCGTGCAGGCCACCGCACag atgaaggagggcaggaggacgtCCAGTCTGAAGGCCAGCTACGAGGCCATCAAGAACAGCGACTTCCAGCTGAACCGGGAGTTCTCCCTGTCCCGGGACACGGCTGGCtactcctcctccgccctggcCAACACCCTCACCCAGACCCTCGCCCCCGCCACCGCCTCCTCCGACTCCCGCGGGGGGGGGCGCAAGACCAA GGCACCAGTCTTGTGA